A section of the Ochotona princeps isolate mOchPri1 chromosome 19, mOchPri1.hap1, whole genome shotgun sequence genome encodes:
- the MFAP3 gene encoding microfibril-associated glycoprotein 3, whose translation MRPHHCLFTLVVSVIVPAAFVLDDADFNQTIPRATNDSSHNASFPPSFEFSAGSHLGEDVIIAKEGTSVSIECLLTISDYEDVHWYNSKGQYLDGSSRGGKWLISDNFLNITNVAFEDRGLYTCFVTSPVHATYSVTLRIVFTSGDMSVYYMIVCLIAFTITLILNVTRLCMMSSHLRKTEKAINDFFRTEGAEKLQKAFEIAKRIPIITSAKTLELAKVTQFKTMEFARYIEELARSIPLPPLILNCRAFVEEMFEAVRVDDPDDIGERIKDRPALDAQGGIYVINPEMGRSNSPGGDSDDGSLNEQGQEIAVQVSVHLQSETKSIGTDSQESSHFIPPDDTGSAKSNSSYKDGVYENSQV comes from the exons atgaggcCCCATCATTGTTTATTCACTTTAGTGGTGAGTGTTATTGTTCCGGCTGCTTTTGTTTTGGACGATGCTGACTTCAACCAAACAATACCCCGGGCAACAAATGATAGTTCGCACAACGCATCATTTCCCCCAAGCTTTGAATTCTCAGCAGGTTCTCACTTGGGTGAAGATGTCATCATAGCCAAAGAAGGAACTAGCGTTTCAATTGAGTGTCTTCTCACAATCAGTGACTATGAAGATGTCCATTGGTACAACTCGAAAGGACAGTACCTGGATGGCAGCAGCAGAG GTGGAAAATGGTTGATTTCCGATAACTTCTTAAATATTACCAACGTAGCTTTTGAAGACCGTGGACTCTATACATGTTTTGTCACATCTCCAGTTCATGCCACCTACTCTGTCACCCTACGAATTGTCTTCACCTCGGGAGACATGAGTGTCTACTACATGATTGTTTGCCTGATTGCATTTACAATCACTCTCATCTTGAATGTCACACGGCTGTGCATGATGAGCAGCCATCTTCGCAAGACAGAGAAGGCCATCAACGACTTCTTCAGAACAGAAGGGGCTGAGAAACTTCAGAAGGCCTTTGAGATTGCCAAACGCATCCCCATCATCACCTCTGCCAAGACCCTAGAGCTCGCCAAAGTCACACAGTTTAAGACCATGGAGTTTGCACGTTATATTGAAGAACTAGCAAGAAGCATTCCTCTTCCACCCCTTATTCTAAACTGCCGAGCCTTTGTTGAGGAAATGTTTGAGGCTGTGCGAGTGGATGACCCAGATGACATAGGGGAAAGAATTAAAGATAGACCTGCCTTGGATGCTCAAGGAGGCATCTATGTCATTAACCCAGAGATGGGACGGAGTAATTCACCAGGAGGAGATTCGGATGATGGCTCTCTGAATGAACAAGGCCAAGAGATAGCAGTTCAGGTTTCTGTCCATCTTCAGTCGGAAACTAAAAGTATTGGTACAGATTCTCAAGAGAGCAGTCATTTCATCCCGCCAGATGATACAGGGTCTGCCAAATCTAACTCCAGCTACAAAGACGGAGTATATGAAAACTCACAGGTGTGA